Part of the Vanessa cardui chromosome 23, ilVanCard2.1, whole genome shotgun sequence genome, TCTCAAGTTCGAGATAGTATTTGATGCTCAatacatgatttatttatattggggTCTAAGTTTGTCAGAATTTCGAGCAGGTTACctgacgaataaaaaaaaatgaccgaGCTAGAAACTATTATTGTGGGACCTCGTGCTCATCAGCTTGGTTATTCATTCCagaataattttaagaaatattgtacTCTATGCCTATCgtattaagatataaattatctttCCAGCTTCACATGGGACCCAACAGTAAGAGTGGATACGATGTCAGCGCTAGTCGGGCAGATGTTCATGTCGGTGTCAATTTACGGTTGCCAGCAGACTTTCGTCCAGCGCTACTGCTCCATGTCCAGTGAAACCAGGGTCAAGAGAACCTTGTTGGCTAACGTCCCAGCTGTATTTGTCTTATTCAGCCTATCCTGGGTCGTTGGTATGGCCCTTTATGCTGTGTACAGATATTGTGATCCCTTGATGTCTGGAAGGATTGTTGCTCCAGATGAAGTGTTACCGTTCTATGTTCAAGATCAGTTCTCGTTTTTGCCTGGGATGCTTGGATTGTTTTTGGGCAGTCTATTTAATGGTGCTTTAAGGTGAGTTGATAATGTTCtatattgttgttataaatgcgaaagttattCTGTGTCTCTCTGCCACTCTTTCACTGAATAGATTTTGgtataatttggtatgaaacgaGACTAACCCCTAAaatgtctgttgctctttcactgaATCGGTTTTGATAACATTTGTTGTCAAGCAAGACCAAACTAaccaatacaataaattatgtacaaTTTAACCAGCTACACTATAATTATGGGGAATATCTGTTGTGAAATAGTCTCTATGcaagttttattttctatttcaagTAAAATTTTCTTTCAGTTTTCTGGTCTCAAATGTGAATTCCATATCTACCGTCACGTGGGAAGACTTCGTGTCGCAGGCGCCGGCGTTTAAAGGGATCAACGACAAGCAACAGTTAATGATCATCAAAATTATAGGAATTGTTTATTgtaagtcattatttttttaaaaaaatttagtagTTATAAACCTTGATGCAAGTATAAACACTACttgtaaatatttacgtatattttatccTATATGTTGGCGAACGAGCAcgatcacctgatggtaagtggtcaccaacgcccatagacaatgaagttgtaagaaatattaaccatttcttacatcgctaatgcaccaccaaccttgggaactaagatttttaaTCTCTTGTGCTAGCAATGGCCCACTCTCCGTTTAAgatggaacacaacaatactaagcaatATTGTTTGGCGgttaaatatctgatgagtgggtggaaactaccctgacgggcttgcacaaagccttaccaccaagtaaactatgTATGTGCACACTGCACAGCATTCATTAATAATGTTGGAAGTTACCACTACGTAACTGCAATATAACACAACGTTCCAAAAGAcctgtaatttattttcagagtcctctatctatatatatttgggTAAACCAAACTTTAGCGTGATTCAGAAAACACTTTTAATCTGACTGTTCGTTCATTTTTTTCCTTTCTCAACTaatgatgaattattttattttacagcgATAGCAATAATGTGCCTCTCTCTCTGCGTGGGGATGGTGGGAGGAGTAATAGAAGGTTCTCTGCTAGTGACTTCCGCGACTTCAGGCGCTTTGCTGGGCGTGTTCCTGCTGGCCGCCATATTCCCGATGGCCAACGGCAAGGGCGCGCTGTGCGGGATGCTGTCGTCACACTTCATCACGGCTTGGATGGCGACGGGCAGGCTGCTGTATGTTAACGATAGTGTGGCTATGCTGCCTCTATCTGTTGAGGTAAGCTGTTAcgatcatcattacatagtataaaacaaagtcactaaccactgtctgtccctatgtatgctttgatctttaaaattaggcaacgaattttgatgcgtgattcgagaggaaggtttttgtacatgatacgtggacaatatagtgaagaaatactgataatattGAAAGATTCTAATGCGATgtcgtcaataaacaaattatgtagtatgtttagtatcaatgtcgcacctgtgcgaagccggggcgggtcgacagtgaataataatttatttttgtaaacaggatttgggattttattagacatatatattataatgtgagTTTCGCGTAGTATAAAATGCCATGGCTAATCGAATCGCATTCCATATTAGTGCCATATATAATTCAactgtaacattattatttctttttgaaaGTTAATGAtcacaatttcaataatataatttgtttatagtgGTGGTAAGTGGTCTTTACCGCCTATAGATTTTACCCgagtaggaaatattaaccaatccttacagGGAAATGCGTTACCAACTTTGGTGCCTAAAGTGTTTCATTttttatgcctgtagttacactggtatACTCACTTTAAACCAGAATACTAAGTAAGGCTGCTATCtaataaagccctaccaccaattaaaatCTTCTTATGTgaccttattttaatttataaaattttgtttcacagaattGTCCAAATGCAACACTCAGCCTCTTAAGTCCGAAGGCTCTACCAGTAGTTGTGAACCAAACATTAGCTCAGCTCGCTCCAGTACTACAAGTATTAGACAGCACTCACGTACCTTACAAACCAAAGGAATCTTTTGTGTAAGTAATGACATCACATGTTTGGAATATAGAGTAATACACACGCAAACCCTCcgtttttgaggagaagttttgagCCTTCTGCTGCAATTAATAGAAGTGATTCTCGTTCACCACTTGTTTACAGtcgatattttactttaatttaaagaacaaaTTGAATTGTAAATTATGTACATTAATTCAATGGTTGACCCAAAACTTTGAACTCAAAATCCTTGgacaaaattcattttataacttATGATTTATTACGGCAATTTaggcaaaaataataaataaataaatattggataacatcacatacattgctctggtCATAATGTACGGAGCTAAAGTACTagttttatgaaaaatcagaaggcAGGCAGGCACCAAAAAAacttgaactttttctacatcaattTGGCCGGGAATTGACCCCGGGACATattagcgtacccatgaaaactagtgaacacattactcgaccacgtGGGTCGTTGTTATACAATTTTATGACATCatgaaaatcttttttttatgtttacagaTTCACagcattaatgaaaatgtattcAGTATCCTACATGTGGTACGCAGTTATTGGTACAGTAACATGTGTCACTGTTGGAGTAATCGTCGGCCTCATAACTGGTACAGAAAAGGACGCATTCGACGAGCTACTTTTACATCCATTAGTGGCGAAAATCGGTCGAAAGATGCCCGGTCGAAAACGAATATTTACAGAGCAAGTGGAAGAAAAAGTTTCAGAGGAAAAGGAGCCTTCTGACAAAACTGACGAAACGGTCGTCGAAGATAAACAACCAGCTATATTTTTAACCAATGGGAGTAGATTATTTGAGACGTATGACAGAAAAACTTTCCCTGTCAGGACAAGACTTTGATTGCAtttgattgtaataaatattagcaAGAGTATGATATtaccaattttaatgattttttggACTGTTTGGAAAAAGTCTTAGGTATTATGTGAGAATCGCAAATGCTTACTTTAACCGTTTCGTTGTACAgcttttagtaaattcaaataaactagGGGCTATTAAACTTAAAGAGTTTATAACTCTTAACATAGtcgaatataaaaagtaatttaggtTTTGCAACTAAAAATGTGCCTTGTAAGATTTTTAGTAAATTGTTACGTGAGTAAATGTGTCGTGTTAAAACACGAAGTATTTATTTAGACGTATAAGTAGGCAAAATTAAATAGGCCCAGCCTGCTAATAGCCTAAATCAGGGGCTTTTTGTTAACGTAGTTAAACCACCCTATGCCCCTGATTTGTTATTGTTGTGATAATAGAATAACTTGTAATaggtttatgtatgtatatagattaaaGTAACCCGAATTTAAGTGCCTCGAActgtgtgttatttaaatatgaatgggaggaatatgcctttttattattattattaatatctaattatttttatcgtaatcTTAATTATActaagttttatattaagaaaatatgattCATACATATTAAGTTATtgataagaataaatattttagattttatataaaaatagaaaaaaaaaccgtCAGATTATGTCAATtctactattattataactttgacTATTCCTCACaattctacttatttataaatgttttgataCGATCATTATTCTCCGATCCAACTTCACCTGTAACTGGATTGTTGTTAGTGGAATATGGAAACGGCAGTCGAATCggaattattactattaatcaaCGATTTGACTACGATTAAGTGACAATGTTTTAGTAGAATCGTCTgcttttgtgtataataatacCAATAATTGCTATGGTGAACTCTTGAatggtgtaaatattttttgtctacaCTGTGCAGTGGGTAGtacaattatcaaataaaaatataaacgtcaccgtaaaattgtaaataccgttagattataatctgtctcGCGAGATAGTGATCTGTCGATAGATTGTGAATTGTAACATACTGTTTACAAGTGAACGCATTATTATTCGGTAGTTTACAATCTATCGAAGTAAGTTTAAGTTAAGTTACAAAAAGTCTGGCCAAAACTaatcgaaatattatgaactaacGAAATTGTATCTGTTTCATTATAAATCGAATAAACGTTCATAATCAGTCGAATGTTTACAGTAGACCGaggtagattataatctaacgctattagcaattttatataaaaaaacattgtcatTTGTCATCCGGTATAGGagactacatatataaaacagatACTTACAGATACGAAAGTTATCTAACCTATTATCCATGAGTGAAAACTTTTGGGGATAACAGTCAAATTTCAATATCGATACTGAGTGCAACGTTTGCATGTAATGCTTGAGTGAAATGTTTCTGACGCAAAAGTATTATGTTTCTAAATATAAGTTACCTTTGTGTAGTCTGAACgtgtgataataatataaacaatgtacTTATGTGATAGTACGCAGTATTAGAAAACGTATGAGAtttgagaatatttttgtagatattgtatttatattttgtaaatgaatGTATAATCACCAGTTTCTGAAAAACTTTAAAGTCAGATAGACGAATTGGATACTGGACGCTGATTGGTCGCTGATCACGTCATTGAAAGCCATAGACCAATGAtgttaaagattaaaattaaattcgttaTTCAAACTTTGACAAGT contains:
- the LOC124539849 gene encoding sodium-coupled monocarboxylate transporter 1, giving the protein MNTGWLVWECLVFGLFVCATSCAPLWRRKRDAAAGGDAKRAYIFAGGGVSTLSMILSVSRGTLGVRSFLGFPSEMVYYGSAMWETLYGMMLAFPLVCWIFIPVYYRLSTNSVYEYLQMRFGSIWVRRLAAATFLLRQTLNLAVTVYTPTVALHAVLALPHWASAAALTVVAIVFNLLGGLAAAIRADVIQTLAMVMVSAAFIIQATVTAGGPQQVISDNLEGNRFKFFNFTWDPTVRVDTMSALVGQMFMSVSIYGCQQTFVQRYCSMSSETRVKRTLLANVPAVFVLFSLSWVVGMALYAVYRYCDPLMSGRIVAPDEVLPFYVQDQFSFLPGMLGLFLGSLFNGALSFLVSNVNSISTVTWEDFVSQAPAFKGINDKQQLMIIKIIGIVYSIAIMCLSLCVGMVGGVIEGSLLVTSATSGALLGVFLLAAIFPMANGKGALCGMLSSHFITAWMATGRLLYVNDSVAMLPLSVENCPNATLSLLSPKALPVVVNQTLAQLAPVLQVLDSTHVPYKPKESFVFTALMKMYSVSYMWYAVIGTVTCVTVGVIVGLITGTEKDAFDELLLHPLVAKIGRKMPGRKRIFTEQVEEKVSEEKEPSDKTDETVVEDKQPAIFLTNGSRLFETYDRKTFPVRTRL